Proteins co-encoded in one Halococcoides cellulosivorans genomic window:
- a CDS encoding HVO_A0114 family putative DNA-binding protein has protein sequence MTDTLHITVESTAEFFEAALDDVRQIEADDAEDAHVLSLPDEAALERVLSAKNLELVRTIATEEPESVRELARLVDRDIKNVSTALNRLAEIGLVELDDDGYAKRPVVWYDNIEIDVQVTPDGSDGVVA, from the coding sequence ATGACTGACACGCTCCACATCACGGTCGAATCGACGGCGGAGTTCTTCGAGGCGGCCCTCGACGACGTCCGCCAGATCGAGGCCGACGACGCCGAGGACGCTCATGTCCTCAGCCTGCCCGACGAGGCGGCCCTCGAACGCGTCCTGAGCGCGAAGAATCTCGAACTCGTCCGGACGATCGCCACCGAAGAGCCCGAGAGCGTCCGCGAACTCGCCAGGCTGGTCGATCGGGACATCAAGAACGTCTCGACCGCGCTCAACCGGTTGGCCGAGATCGGCCTGGTCGAACTCGACGACGACGGCTACGCGAAGCGGCCAGTCGTGTGGTACGACAATATCGAGATCGACGTTCAGGTGACGCCAGACGGGTCCGACGGTGTGGTTGCGTAG